From the genome of Nicotiana sylvestris chromosome 2, ASM39365v2, whole genome shotgun sequence, one region includes:
- the LOC138885904 gene encoding uncharacterized protein yields the protein MVNANQTYWSKKLGDALWAYQTTLKVSIGMSPYRLVFKKSCHFLVDLEHKAMRALKKLNLDWHVAANLRVAHLNELNKFWYHAYASSSLYKEKMKYLHDKYIWNKKFKVRDLVLLFNSMLRMLPVKLKSKWSGLFEIVGVIPFGALDLKNKNNEVFRVNGYWVKHYLGKVGDSHVVAVIHLT from the coding sequence ATGGTGAATGCAAATCAGACGTATTGGTCCAAGAAGCTTGGTGATGCATTATGGGCTTATCAGACGACTTTAAAAGTATCGATCGgaatgtctccataccggttggtgttcaAAAAATCTTGTCATTTTCTAGTGGATCTAGAGCACAAGGCAATGCGGGCtctaaagaagttgaatcttgattggCATGTAGCTGCTAACTTGAGAGTTGCACATTTGAATGAATTGAATAAGTTCTGGTACCATGCATATGcgagttcgtccttgtacaaagaaaagatgaaatatcttcatgacaaATACATTTGGAACAAAAAGTTCAAGGTGCGAGATcttgttttattatttaattcaatgTTGAGAATGCTTCCCGTGAAGCTAAAATCCAAGTGGAGTGGTCTATTTGAAATTGTTGGTGTGATACCTTTTGGTGCAttagacttgaagaacaaaaataatgAAGTATTCCGAGTCAATGGTTACTGGGTGAAGCACTACTTGGGCAAAGTTGGAGATAGCCATGTGGTGGCAGTCATTCACTTAACTTAA
- the LOC138885903 gene encoding uncharacterized protein, whose amino-acid sequence MAEADENLITSQKEARVHDWNTMSPNILNGISYASNAHLVWEDLREWFDKSMMQWYLLQIRRIMWITFSDKRLLQFLSRLNDTYSQARRHILIKSVEPTLNQAYAMIVEYETHKAANIGLNPVVNGNDITALWSAKVHQQKPKKNCNIQCEHCKLKGHTKENWAKW is encoded by the exons ATGGCGGAGGCCGATGAGAATCTTATTACAAGCCAAAAGGAAGCTAGGGTTCATGACTG GAACACAATGTCTCCAAATATTCTCAATGGAATTTCTTATGCTTCAAATGCACATCTGGTTTGGGAGGACCTTAGGGAATGGTTTGACAAG AGTATGATGCAATGGTACCTTCTCCAAATTCGAAGGATTATGTGGATCACATTCAGCGACAAAAGACTACTTCAATTTCTTAGTAGATTAAATGATACATATTCGCAAGCAAGGAGGCATATCCTAATAAAGTCAGTAGAACCTACACTCAATCAAGCATATGCTATGATAGTTGAATATGAGACTCACAAAGCAGCTAACATAGGATTGAATCCAGTTGTGAATGGAAATGACATTACTGCCTTGTGGAGTGCAAAAGTACACCAACAGAAACCTAAAAAGAATTGCAACATTCAGTGTGAGCATTGCAAACTTAAAGGTCATACCAAGGAAAATTGGGCTAAGTGGTAG